Proteins co-encoded in one Arthrobacter globiformis genomic window:
- a CDS encoding enoyl-CoA hydratase/isomerase family protein — protein MLPEQEVPSEQEVVFEQRGKLGVVTLNRPRAVNALTAGMVSAILEQLTAWADDDSVATVLVQGAGNRGLCAGGDIVAIYRDILAGGDETAGFWADEYRLNSLIGRFPKPYVAFMDGLVLGGGVGISAHGSLRVVTERTRTGMPETTIGFVPDVGGTLLLSRSPGEAGTHAALTGAHLSGADALFLGLADYFVPSGSLADLAAALENESAEAAVVRFAEKAPASALEAQRDWIDACYSADDAEEIVRRLRAAGGEAAAAADTIEEKSPTSVKVTLASLRRSRGLTLDQALTEEYRVGLRCLAGPDFREGIRAQVVDKDRNPQWQPATLHEVHADDVERYFAPLGDRELVLWERESDHA, from the coding sequence GGTGTTCGAACAACGGGGCAAGCTGGGGGTGGTCACGCTCAACCGGCCCAGGGCAGTCAACGCCCTCACGGCCGGCATGGTCTCCGCCATTCTGGAACAGCTCACCGCCTGGGCGGACGATGACAGCGTGGCCACCGTGCTGGTCCAGGGTGCCGGCAACCGCGGACTGTGCGCCGGCGGGGACATCGTGGCCATCTACCGGGACATCCTCGCCGGCGGCGACGAAACCGCCGGCTTCTGGGCGGACGAATACCGGCTGAACTCGCTCATCGGGCGGTTCCCCAAGCCTTATGTGGCGTTCATGGACGGCCTAGTGCTGGGCGGCGGCGTGGGCATCTCCGCACACGGTTCACTGCGCGTCGTCACCGAGCGGACCCGGACCGGGATGCCGGAGACCACCATCGGGTTCGTGCCCGACGTCGGCGGCACCCTCCTGCTGTCACGCTCACCCGGGGAGGCTGGTACGCATGCCGCCCTCACCGGCGCCCACCTCAGCGGGGCGGATGCGCTTTTCCTGGGGCTTGCCGATTACTTTGTCCCGTCCGGAAGCCTCGCGGACCTCGCGGCGGCGCTGGAAAACGAAAGTGCGGAAGCCGCCGTCGTGCGCTTTGCCGAAAAGGCGCCTGCCTCGGCGCTGGAGGCACAGCGGGACTGGATCGACGCCTGCTATTCAGCGGACGACGCCGAGGAGATAGTCCGGCGGCTTCGTGCCGCTGGCGGGGAGGCCGCTGCGGCCGCTGACACCATCGAAGAGAAGTCGCCCACTTCCGTCAAGGTGACCCTGGCCTCGCTCCGCAGGTCGCGGGGGCTGACGCTCGACCAAGCGCTAACCGAGGAATACCGCGTGGGACTGCGGTGCCTCGCCGGACCGGACTTCCGGGAGGGGATCCGGGCGCAGGTGGTGGACAAGGACCGCAACCCTCAGTGGCAGCCCGCCACGCTGCACGAGGTACACGCGGACGACGTCGAGCGGTACTTTGCGCCGTTGGGGGATCGGGAACTGGTTTTGTGGGAAAGGGAGTCGGACCATGCCTGA
- the mmsB gene encoding 3-hydroxyisobutyrate dehydrogenase — protein MPEEAKPRIAFLGLGHMGGPMAVNLVKAGYEVTGFDVVPAALDAAREQGIPVAESAAETIPGADVVLTMFPSGQHVLDAYRGGDGQPGLLEAAAPNTMFLDCSTINVDEAREAARLALDAGHRSVDAPVSGGVVGAEAGTLTFMVGALPEDFEAVRPLFDVMGKRAVLCGEHGAGQAAKVCNNLILGVSMIAVSEAFVLGEKLGLSHQALFDVASAASGQCWALTTNCPVPGPVPTSPANRDYQPGFAGALMAKDLRLALNALQSNGVAARMGPLASEIYDAFAAEGGAGRDFSGIITDIRDKSGQ, from the coding sequence ATGCCTGAAGAAGCGAAACCGCGCATTGCCTTCCTGGGATTGGGCCACATGGGCGGTCCCATGGCGGTCAACCTGGTCAAGGCAGGCTACGAAGTCACCGGCTTCGACGTGGTGCCCGCCGCGCTGGATGCCGCGCGCGAGCAAGGCATCCCGGTCGCCGAGAGTGCCGCGGAAACCATCCCCGGAGCGGACGTCGTGCTCACGATGTTCCCGAGCGGGCAACATGTGCTGGACGCCTACCGCGGCGGGGACGGACAGCCCGGACTGCTGGAGGCAGCGGCGCCGAACACCATGTTCCTGGACTGCTCCACCATCAATGTGGACGAGGCGCGGGAAGCCGCCCGGCTGGCCCTCGACGCAGGGCACCGCTCCGTGGACGCGCCAGTTTCCGGCGGCGTTGTGGGGGCGGAGGCCGGCACGCTGACGTTCATGGTCGGCGCACTGCCGGAGGACTTCGAGGCAGTGCGGCCACTGTTTGACGTCATGGGCAAACGCGCGGTGCTGTGCGGAGAGCACGGCGCCGGTCAGGCAGCGAAGGTCTGCAACAACCTCATCCTGGGCGTCTCGATGATCGCCGTCAGCGAAGCGTTCGTGCTCGGGGAGAAGCTGGGCCTGTCGCACCAGGCCCTCTTCGACGTCGCGTCCGCGGCGTCAGGGCAGTGCTGGGCCCTCACCACGAACTGCCCTGTCCCGGGGCCGGTGCCCACCAGCCCGGCGAACCGCGACTATCAGCCGGGGTTCGCCGGAGCCCTGATGGCCAAGGACCTTCGGCTGGCCCTGAACGCCCTTCAGTCCAACGGCGTCGCCGCCCGTATGGGCCCGCTGGCCTCCGAAATTTACGACGCCTTTGCGGCGGAAGGCGGCGCCGGCCGGGATTTCTCCGGCATCATCACCGACATCCGGGACAAGTCAGGACAGTAG
- a CDS encoding enoyl-CoA hydratase, with protein MTHEYGNILVERRGRVGLVTLNRPEALNALDRTTLEELVAAVSAMDTDPGVGAVVITGSGKAFAAGADIKEMADKGYLEMYDADWFRGWEDLTRLRIPLIAAVSGFALGGGCELAMMCDFIIAGDNAKFGQPEINLGVVPGMGGSQRLTRAVGKAKAMDMILTGRFIDADEAERSGLVARVVPAADTVEEALKAAEVIASKSKPAAMLAKEAVNAAFETGLAQGVLFERRLFHSLFASEDQKEGMAAFAEKRQPEFRHR; from the coding sequence ATGACGCACGAGTACGGGAACATTCTGGTGGAACGCCGCGGGCGCGTTGGCCTCGTCACCCTGAACAGGCCCGAGGCCCTTAATGCCTTGGACAGGACCACCCTGGAAGAACTCGTGGCGGCGGTTTCGGCCATGGACACGGATCCTGGCGTTGGCGCTGTCGTAATCACCGGCTCGGGAAAGGCCTTCGCCGCGGGCGCCGACATCAAGGAGATGGCGGACAAGGGATACCTCGAGATGTACGACGCCGACTGGTTCCGCGGGTGGGAGGACCTCACCCGGCTGCGCATCCCGCTGATCGCGGCCGTGTCCGGATTCGCGCTGGGCGGCGGCTGCGAGCTGGCCATGATGTGCGACTTCATCATCGCCGGCGACAACGCCAAATTCGGCCAGCCCGAGATCAACCTCGGAGTTGTGCCGGGCATGGGCGGGTCCCAGCGGCTCACCCGCGCCGTGGGCAAGGCCAAAGCGATGGACATGATCCTCACCGGGCGGTTCATCGACGCGGACGAGGCAGAACGCTCAGGCCTGGTGGCACGGGTGGTACCTGCCGCGGATACCGTGGAGGAGGCCCTGAAGGCCGCGGAGGTCATCGCGTCCAAGTCGAAGCCGGCCGCCATGCTGGCCAAGGAAGCCGTCAACGCGGCCTTCGAGACGGGGCTGGCACAGGGCGTGCTGTTTGAACGGCGGCTGTTCCATTCGCTCTTCGCCTCTGAGGACCAGAAGGAAGGCATGGCTGCTTTCGCAGAGAAGCGCCAGCCGGAGTTCAGGCACCGGTGA
- a CDS encoding CPBP family glutamic-type intramembrane protease: MVSLAGFVLFGLDQSLPGYALLAAGLVVAALVDRLLLRDLALIAAGVAIISAVPITTDVSTSHMLVMGSAMIAAVGIPYAVSRFVTKEHTVVFPVRTGQKWTRAEKWYLPAVVLIGYALLPVYMIRTGVYINWPAVHDPEGIARLFVGTNALGIWDELFFICTCFALLRRHLPDWQANLLQAVLFTSFLWELGFRSWAPLFIYPFALLQARIFTVTKSLSYIVSVHLLFDFVLFLVLLHAHNRAWIDIFLY, translated from the coding sequence ATGGTCTCGCTGGCCGGCTTTGTCCTGTTCGGGCTGGACCAGAGCCTGCCGGGGTATGCCCTGCTCGCCGCAGGGCTCGTAGTGGCGGCGCTGGTGGACCGGCTGCTGCTCCGCGACCTCGCGCTGATTGCAGCCGGAGTGGCCATCATCAGTGCCGTGCCGATCACCACCGACGTCAGCACCTCCCACATGCTCGTCATGGGCTCAGCCATGATCGCGGCCGTGGGGATCCCCTATGCCGTGTCTCGGTTCGTCACCAAGGAACATACGGTGGTGTTTCCGGTCCGGACCGGGCAGAAATGGACGCGTGCGGAGAAATGGTACCTGCCCGCCGTCGTGCTGATTGGCTATGCCCTGCTGCCCGTGTACATGATCCGGACCGGGGTCTACATTAACTGGCCGGCAGTGCACGACCCCGAGGGCATCGCGCGGCTTTTCGTCGGCACCAACGCCCTGGGCATCTGGGATGAGCTGTTCTTCATCTGCACCTGCTTCGCGCTGCTGCGCCGCCACCTGCCTGACTGGCAGGCCAACCTGCTGCAGGCCGTCCTGTTTACCTCCTTCCTGTGGGAACTGGGGTTCAGGTCCTGGGCACCGCTCTTCATCTACCCGTTCGCCCTGCTGCAAGCCCGCATCTTCACCGTGACCAAGTCGCTGTCGTATATCGTGAGCGTGCACCTGCTCTTCGACTTCGTGCTGTTCCTGGTGCTGCTCCACGCGCACAACCGGGCGTGGATCGACATCTTCCTGTACTGA
- a CDS encoding ArsR/SmtB family transcription factor: protein MGDMPDGVIHTEVKADLFKSMGHPARILVLEMLVSGPVTVSNLRDCTGLEASNLSQHLGILRRQRLIVPSRKDGRLFYELTSPEVRHVLEAARGLLGTILDGGLQQQNGGSDDAPGAAPASALTPATQAAGQPAPASARF, encoded by the coding sequence ATGGGTGACATGCCCGACGGCGTGATTCACACCGAGGTAAAGGCGGACCTGTTCAAGTCCATGGGCCACCCGGCACGCATCCTGGTCCTGGAGATGCTGGTCAGCGGTCCGGTGACCGTGAGCAACCTGCGGGACTGCACCGGTCTTGAAGCCTCGAACCTCTCCCAGCACCTCGGCATACTGCGGCGCCAGCGTCTCATCGTTCCGTCCCGTAAGGACGGCCGCCTGTTCTACGAACTGACGTCTCCCGAAGTACGCCACGTCCTCGAAGCGGCCCGTGGCCTGCTGGGCACCATCCTCGACGGCGGCCTGCAGCAGCAAAACGGCGGATCCGACGACGCCCCCGGCGCGGCGCCAGCATCCGCCCTTACGCCGGCTACACAGGCCGCAGGCCAGCCGGCGCCCGCTTCTGCCCGCTTTTAG
- a CDS encoding YegP family protein: MAGMFELFIDAEASFRFQLTAPDGTVMAVSRPFPSKAAAVEGIAAVREYAGMGHVKELAAAPAEHRFVSRPHTAVRPLSTRMPLQFQGTAR, from the coding sequence ATGGCTGGCATGTTCGAACTCTTCATTGACGCAGAGGCTTCATTCAGATTCCAGCTCACCGCCCCGGACGGCACCGTGATGGCCGTATCCCGCCCTTTTCCCAGCAAAGCCGCTGCGGTCGAGGGCATTGCTGCCGTTCGTGAGTATGCCGGTATGGGGCACGTGAAGGAATTGGCCGCGGCACCGGCGGAGCACCGCTTCGTTTCCCGTCCGCATACCGCCGTCCGCCCCCTGTCCACGCGCATGCCCCTCCAGTTCCAGGGGACGGCCAGGTAG
- a CDS encoding PAS and ANTAR domain-containing protein, giving the protein MSLPKPVRAYSSALGPADCVAGTFHYDATSGRLEWSDELYTLHGYRRGEIVPTVELLYAHKNPDDRDRCHDIFMAACEAGGFFCSYHRIIDARLREHRVLTAGEALLEDGRLIAVEGFIVDLTSTLHWETERAAREAVAGALGTRSTIEQAKGILMGILRIGSEAAFDLLAKYSQDTNIKVASTAADLVQLANSPQQSALLDTFIQELRRPSESHADSPAEKDGVPSC; this is encoded by the coding sequence ATGAGCCTTCCGAAACCCGTGCGGGCCTACTCGAGCGCCCTCGGGCCGGCAGATTGTGTTGCCGGCACGTTCCACTACGACGCCACTTCGGGGCGGCTCGAATGGTCCGATGAGCTGTATACGCTCCACGGCTACCGCCGCGGCGAGATCGTGCCCACCGTGGAGCTTCTCTACGCCCACAAGAACCCGGATGACAGGGACCGCTGCCACGACATCTTCATGGCGGCCTGCGAAGCGGGCGGATTCTTCTGCAGCTACCACCGCATCATTGATGCGCGCCTTCGGGAACACCGTGTCCTCACCGCCGGCGAGGCGCTCCTGGAGGACGGCAGGCTCATTGCTGTTGAGGGATTCATCGTTGACCTGACCAGCACGCTGCACTGGGAAACGGAACGGGCGGCACGGGAAGCGGTTGCAGGTGCCCTTGGCACGCGGAGCACCATCGAACAGGCGAAAGGCATTCTGATGGGGATCCTGCGGATTGGTTCGGAGGCCGCCTTCGACCTGTTGGCCAAGTACAGCCAGGACACCAACATCAAGGTGGCCAGCACGGCTGCCGACCTCGTGCAGCTCGCCAACAGCCCGCAGCAGTCGGCATTGCTTGACACGTTCATCCAGGAGCTGCGGCGGCCCTCCGAAAGCCACGCGGACAGCCCGGCGGAGAAGGACGGCGTGCCCAGCTGCTAG
- a CDS encoding MarR family winged helix-turn-helix transcriptional regulator, with protein sequence MSPPLPRDPIADAQRNWESHGWGDVAAPMAAITAIMRTQQILLARIEGALKPFGLTFARYELLALLSFARSGALPMNKASALLQVHPTSVTNAVDRLQTAGLVVRSPHPTDGRTTLIELTAEGRTLAKRATAVLNAEVFAHSGFGEQDVDQLIRILGDFRRGAGDFTD encoded by the coding sequence GTGAGCCCCCCGCTGCCCCGTGACCCGATTGCCGATGCACAGCGCAACTGGGAGAGCCACGGCTGGGGTGATGTCGCCGCCCCGATGGCTGCCATCACCGCAATCATGCGCACCCAGCAAATCCTGCTGGCCCGCATCGAGGGGGCCCTAAAGCCGTTCGGACTGACCTTTGCCCGCTATGAGCTGCTGGCGCTGCTCAGCTTCGCCAGGAGCGGCGCCCTGCCCATGAACAAGGCGAGCGCCCTGCTCCAGGTCCATCCCACCTCGGTGACCAACGCCGTCGACCGCCTCCAAACGGCGGGGCTGGTAGTCCGGTCGCCGCATCCAACCGACGGGCGCACCACCCTGATCGAACTCACGGCCGAAGGCCGCACTCTGGCAAAACGGGCGACGGCGGTGCTCAACGCCGAGGTTTTCGCCCACTCCGGTTTCGGCGAACAGGATGTGGACCAGCTGATCCGGATTCTGGGCGACTTCCGCCGCGGCGCCGGAGACTTTACGGACTGA
- a CDS encoding AMP-binding protein yields the protein MTVTDDFRAARDQLLTLRQDYRQARTSFEWPRPTEFNFALDWFDAIAGDPASGANPALVIVEQDGSAARRSFAELSARSNQVANWLRSQGVRRGDRMIIMLGNQVELWELVLAGIKLGMVLIPTTTLMGPADLKDRVERGEAGWAAVGSSNLGKFADVPGSYRLIEIPDAGGADTGSRAGEALQYAGSAESPADFTPDAPTLADETLLLYFTSGTTSKAKLVEHTHTSYPVGHLSTMYWIGLEPGDVHLNVASPGWAKHAWSNLFAPWIAEACVFVYNYQRFDARALMVQMDREKVTSFCAPPTVWRMLIQADLSILRNPPTKVVSAGEPLNAEVIGQVQRAWGQTIRDGFGQTETTVQVANTPGQPVKIGAMGQPLPGYDVVLVDPMTGEEADDGELCLRLDPRPAGLMKSYYGDPERTAEAFRGGYYHTGDMASRDEHGVITYVGRDDDVFKSSDYRLSPFELESVLIEHPAVAEAAVVPSPDPLKLSVPKAFVVLAEGHEPGPELAEEILRYCRDHLAPFKRIRRLEFAELPKTISGKIRRVELRHSEELRHADGTQHSAASVPLGLGTEYSETDFPGLKSQG from the coding sequence ATGACAGTCACCGACGACTTCCGTGCCGCACGAGACCAGCTGCTCACTTTGCGCCAGGACTACCGCCAGGCAAGGACCAGCTTCGAATGGCCGAGGCCCACGGAGTTCAATTTCGCACTTGACTGGTTTGACGCCATCGCCGGTGATCCTGCCAGCGGCGCCAACCCGGCGCTGGTCATCGTGGAGCAGGACGGCTCGGCCGCCCGGCGCAGCTTCGCCGAGCTGTCGGCACGGTCCAACCAGGTGGCCAACTGGCTCCGCAGCCAGGGCGTGAGGCGCGGCGACCGCATGATCATTATGCTGGGCAACCAGGTGGAACTGTGGGAACTCGTGCTGGCCGGCATCAAGCTTGGCATGGTGCTGATCCCCACCACCACCCTCATGGGTCCCGCGGACCTGAAGGACCGGGTGGAGAGAGGGGAGGCGGGCTGGGCCGCCGTCGGCAGTTCCAACCTTGGCAAGTTTGCCGACGTGCCCGGCAGCTACCGTCTCATCGAAATCCCCGATGCCGGGGGCGCCGACACCGGCAGCCGCGCGGGCGAGGCGCTGCAGTATGCGGGTTCGGCGGAGTCCCCCGCCGATTTCACGCCCGACGCGCCCACCCTGGCGGACGAAACCCTGCTCCTGTACTTCACCTCGGGCACCACCTCCAAGGCCAAGCTCGTGGAACACACGCACACCTCGTACCCGGTGGGCCACCTGTCCACGATGTACTGGATCGGCCTGGAGCCCGGCGACGTGCACCTCAACGTGGCCTCCCCGGGCTGGGCGAAACACGCCTGGTCCAACCTGTTCGCCCCGTGGATTGCCGAGGCCTGCGTGTTCGTCTACAACTACCAACGCTTCGATGCCAGGGCGCTCATGGTGCAGATGGACCGCGAGAAGGTCACCAGCTTCTGCGCCCCGCCCACTGTCTGGCGGATGCTCATTCAGGCCGACCTCAGCATCCTCAGGAATCCGCCCACCAAGGTTGTTTCGGCGGGCGAGCCGCTCAACGCGGAGGTCATCGGCCAGGTCCAGCGCGCCTGGGGCCAGACCATCCGCGACGGCTTCGGCCAGACCGAGACCACCGTGCAGGTGGCCAACACGCCCGGCCAGCCCGTCAAAATCGGCGCCATGGGCCAGCCCCTGCCGGGCTACGACGTGGTCCTCGTCGATCCGATGACGGGAGAAGAAGCCGACGACGGCGAGCTCTGCTTGCGCCTGGATCCCCGCCCCGCCGGGCTGATGAAGTCGTACTACGGTGACCCGGAGAGAACGGCCGAGGCTTTCCGCGGCGGCTACTACCACACGGGCGACATGGCCAGCCGGGACGAGCACGGCGTCATCACCTACGTGGGCCGGGACGACGACGTCTTCAAGTCCTCCGACTACCGGCTGTCCCCGTTCGAGCTGGAGAGCGTGCTCATCGAGCACCCGGCGGTTGCGGAGGCCGCCGTCGTCCCATCCCCCGATCCGCTCAAGCTGTCCGTACCCAAGGCATTCGTGGTGCTGGCGGAGGGCCACGAACCGGGACCGGAGCTCGCCGAGGAGATCCTGCGCTACTGCCGCGACCACCTGGCGCCGTTCAAGCGCATCCGCCGTTTGGAGTTCGCCGAGCTGCCGAAAACCATCTCGGGCAAAATCCGCCGGGTCGAGCTGCGGCACAGCGAGGAGCTCCGCCACGCGGACGGCACTCAGCACAGCGCGGCCAGTGTTCCCCTCGGCCTGGGAACGGAATACTCCGAAACGGATTTCCCGGGCCTGAAAAGCCAGGGCTGA
- a CDS encoding acyl-CoA dehydrogenase family protein has translation MPTTAEAAAGATGSAAPPFADADLMYVADLLPPAERTRYLEIRDFLQSRVRAQSIEYWNREEFPFGLLAELGKHGLGGLQTDGTSTLFKGLMYVEVARADVSLSALVGIHNELIVGMIDALGSDEQKQRWLPGLTAFTQLGAFALTEPEHGSDIAGGLATTARLVDGEWVIDGAKRWIGAGTIADFALVWARDTADQQIKGFIVETDRPGYMATKISNKIGLRIMQNADIQLDGVRIPEANMLPGATDFTKANELLRDSRAWVGWQAAGIQLAAFDVARSYSLQRRQFGKELARFQLIQQQLAEILGNASASLALMAQLARIQAEGRLEMAQAAMAKATTTRLARASVAMGRSLLGGNGISSDFEMGKLFGDAEILYTYEGSYEINSLIVARAVTGKSAFV, from the coding sequence ATGCCGACAACGGCGGAGGCCGCGGCAGGGGCAACGGGGAGTGCAGCGCCGCCGTTTGCCGATGCGGATCTTATGTACGTAGCGGACCTGCTTCCGCCAGCCGAGCGGACGCGCTATCTCGAAATCCGGGACTTCCTGCAGTCCAGGGTCCGGGCCCAATCCATCGAATACTGGAACAGGGAGGAGTTCCCGTTCGGTCTGCTCGCGGAGCTGGGAAAGCACGGACTGGGCGGGCTGCAGACGGACGGGACATCCACGCTCTTCAAGGGCCTCATGTACGTTGAGGTGGCCCGGGCCGACGTCTCCCTGTCAGCCCTGGTGGGCATTCACAACGAGCTGATCGTCGGCATGATCGACGCCCTGGGGTCGGACGAGCAGAAGCAGCGGTGGCTGCCGGGACTGACCGCTTTCACGCAGCTAGGGGCCTTCGCTTTGACCGAGCCGGAGCACGGCTCGGACATTGCCGGCGGCCTGGCCACCACCGCCCGGCTTGTGGACGGCGAATGGGTCATCGACGGCGCCAAGCGGTGGATAGGCGCAGGGACGATCGCCGACTTTGCGCTCGTGTGGGCCAGGGACACGGCCGACCAGCAGATCAAGGGCTTCATTGTTGAGACGGACCGCCCCGGCTATATGGCCACCAAGATCAGCAACAAGATCGGGCTGCGGATTATGCAAAACGCAGACATTCAGCTGGATGGAGTCCGCATTCCGGAAGCCAACATGCTCCCGGGGGCCACGGATTTCACCAAGGCCAATGAGCTGCTGAGGGATTCACGGGCGTGGGTGGGCTGGCAGGCTGCCGGGATTCAGCTGGCGGCCTTTGACGTTGCCCGCTCCTATTCGCTGCAGCGCCGCCAGTTCGGCAAGGAGCTGGCGCGCTTCCAGCTCATCCAGCAGCAGCTCGCCGAGATTCTGGGCAACGCTTCGGCCTCGCTGGCTCTGATGGCGCAGCTGGCCCGGATCCAGGCGGAGGGCAGGCTGGAAATGGCACAGGCGGCGATGGCCAAGGCCACCACCACCCGGCTGGCCCGCGCCTCCGTGGCTATGGGCCGGTCGCTGCTGGGCGGAAACGGTATCAGCAGCGACTTCGAGATGGGTAAGCTCTTCGGCGACGCGGAGATCCTGTACACGTACGAGGGCAGTTACGAGATCAATTCCCTGATTGTGGCGCGCGCGGTGACAGGGAAATCCGCCTTCGTATAG
- a CDS encoding DinB family protein, giving the protein MDEKATLHHYLRTRRAQLLAKLDGLGEYDVRRPMTPTGTNLLGLVKHVASVELGYFGEVFGRPSDRDLPWFADGAEPDADMWATPEQTRAEITELHHFSAAHTDATIEALPLDAPGLVPWWREERRHVTLHQMLVHMCAETAQHLGHADIIRELIDGSAGQGPNDPSLPRRGAAEQAAYVELLEAAARKAATLAK; this is encoded by the coding sequence GGACACGGCGCGCCCAGCTCCTGGCCAAGCTCGACGGCCTGGGTGAGTATGACGTCCGCCGGCCAATGACGCCCACCGGCACCAATCTCCTGGGTCTGGTCAAGCATGTGGCCAGCGTGGAACTGGGCTACTTCGGCGAGGTGTTCGGGCGGCCCAGCGACCGGGACCTGCCATGGTTCGCCGACGGCGCCGAGCCGGACGCGGACATGTGGGCCACCCCGGAGCAGACCCGTGCCGAGATCACTGAGCTGCACCACTTCTCAGCGGCGCACACCGATGCCACCATCGAAGCGCTGCCCTTGGACGCTCCCGGGCTTGTGCCCTGGTGGCGGGAGGAACGCAGGCACGTGACGCTGCACCAGATGCTGGTGCACATGTGTGCCGAGACGGCGCAGCACCTGGGGCATGCCGACATCATCCGGGAACTCATTGACGGTTCCGCCGGACAGGGCCCCAACGACCCCAGCCTTCCACGGCGGGGCGCCGCGGAGCAGGCCGCCTACGTGGAGCTACTGGAGGCCGCAGCGCGGAAAGCCGCCACCCTGGCCAAATAA